One stretch of Acidobacteriota bacterium DNA includes these proteins:
- a CDS encoding HEPN domain-containing protein has translation MGEDVVKNWLALARYDIETAKAMLDAGRYLYVAFTCQQAVEKTLKAIIVRHRKQAPPHTHNLLRLVEEVKDRLDADSRRLETLEKLNAYYIESRYSEEYAELTRLIGKKEAAGLYRDTLKILEWLRACTT, from the coding sequence ATGGGCGAAGATGTAGTCAAAAACTGGCTGGCGCTGGCACGCTATGACATCGAGACGGCCAAGGCCATGCTCGATGCCGGTCGCTACCTGTACGTTGCCTTTACCTGCCAGCAGGCCGTCGAGAAAACTCTGAAGGCCATCATCGTCCGTCACAGGAAGCAGGCCCCTCCCCATACGCACAACCTTTTGCGTCTCGTTGAAGAAGTCAAAGATCGGCTTGACGCGGACTCCCGACGGCTGGAAACTCTGGAAAAGCTCAACGCCTATTACATCGAATCGCGATACTCCGAAGAATACGCGGAACTCACGCGCTTGATCGGAAAAAAGGAAGCTGCGGGACTTTACCGCGATACCTTGAAGATCCTGGAATGGCTGCGGGCATGCACGACGTGA